A single genomic interval of Chlorogloeopsis sp. ULAP01 harbors:
- a CDS encoding DUF3352 domain-containing protein has translation MPENKSKFLIPAVGTVLIVAGGIAAYMYFKGGTAGDISGAVPSAKVVPNEALMATYISTDPKVWAKLEQFGTPEAQKLVAKGLENFNQDVLNDSNFSYEKDLKPWIGGVMIAVLPTTPTKPAQFNGTSPTPNGLITKKLPETNTLMVVGIKDKLAALNFANKLKGQKGVTTKEIDYKGQKITETISKGKPTYSAVLNNHVVFAPEKQAVEQAIDTFKGEPSFITKEGANTILSKGVNLENTVAQVYIPDYASTVQQAIATSPQAAPLPPQTLTQLKSVKSMVFGVGIDDAGVRMKAIANLDPALVKFQYQNTPSQVVSQLPADTIALISGQGINKWWSALVEQSKDYPEFKQALEQARAQLRLVNIDLDKEIFGWMDGEFGFAAIPANQGLVAQVGFGGAFLFHTSDRKTAEAIFTKLDTLAKTQQINIASRNIGGKDVIEWQVPRQGALLAHGWLNQNTLAVTVGDSVVDAIAASKGQSLDSSENFKAVTGSLQKPNGGYFYLDMNKILSLINRFTQQSQPLPPEANAVLSSIHGVGITANSPDNSIAQMEILLALKQKTK, from the coding sequence ATGCCCGAAAATAAATCAAAGTTTTTAATTCCTGCCGTTGGGACTGTTCTAATTGTGGCAGGAGGTATAGCTGCTTATATGTATTTCAAGGGTGGAACTGCTGGAGATATCTCAGGTGCGGTTCCTAGTGCCAAAGTAGTACCAAATGAAGCATTAATGGCAACTTATATTTCCACAGATCCGAAAGTTTGGGCAAAGCTAGAGCAATTTGGCACTCCGGAAGCACAAAAGTTAGTGGCAAAAGGGTTGGAGAATTTTAATCAGGATGTGTTGAATGACAGCAATTTTTCTTACGAAAAAGACTTAAAACCTTGGATAGGTGGTGTGATGATTGCAGTATTGCCAACAACTCCAACTAAGCCTGCTCAGTTCAATGGAACTTCGCCAACACCAAATGGACTTATCACCAAAAAGTTGCCAGAAACTAATACTTTGATGGTGGTGGGAATCAAAGATAAACTTGCAGCTTTAAATTTTGCTAACAAACTCAAAGGGCAAAAAGGCGTCACGACAAAGGAAATAGACTACAAAGGTCAAAAAATTACAGAAACTATAAGCAAGGGTAAACCCACATACAGTGCAGTGTTAAACAATCATGTGGTATTTGCTCCCGAAAAACAAGCTGTAGAACAAGCTATTGACACTTTTAAAGGAGAGCCTTCCTTTATTACTAAAGAAGGTGCAAATACTATTCTTAGCAAAGGTGTGAATTTAGAAAACACCGTAGCACAAGTTTATATACCCGATTACGCGAGTACAGTACAGCAAGCGATCGCCACAAGTCCACAAGCAGCACCACTACCGCCCCAAACTTTAACACAGTTGAAGTCGGTTAAATCTATGGTGTTTGGTGTGGGTATAGATGATGCGGGAGTGCGAATGAAAGCGATCGCCAATTTAGATCCAGCACTCGTTAAGTTCCAATATCAAAATACTCCCAGTCAGGTGGTATCGCAATTACCTGCTGATACAATTGCCTTAATTAGCGGCCAGGGTATTAATAAATGGTGGTCAGCATTAGTAGAACAGTCAAAAGATTATCCTGAATTCAAACAAGCGCTAGAGCAAGCACGGGCGCAACTTAGACTAGTGAATATAGATTTGGATAAAGAAATATTCGGTTGGATGGATGGAGAATTTGGTTTTGCTGCGATTCCAGCAAATCAAGGTTTGGTGGCGCAAGTCGGGTTTGGGGGAGCTTTTTTATTTCACACCAGCGATCGCAAAACAGCTGAAGCCATCTTCACCAAATTGGATACCCTTGCCAAAACTCAACAAATTAATATTGCTTCAAGAAATATCGGCGGTAAAGATGTCATAGAATGGCAAGTTCCCCGTCAAGGAGCTTTGTTAGCTCATGGTTGGCTAAATCAAAATACACTGGCTGTGACTGTGGGTGATTCTGTGGTGGATGCGATCGCTGCTTCTAAGGGGCAGTCTCTCGACAGCAGCGAAAACTTCAAAGCCGTGACTGGCTCTTTACAAAAGCCAAATGGTGGTTACTTCTACCTAGATATGAACAAAATCCTGTCTTTAATTAATCGCTTCACCCAGCAAAGCCAGCCCTTGCCACCGGAAGCCAATGCTGTTCTCAGTTCTATTCATGGTGTGGGCATTACTGCTAATAGCCCCGACAATTCTATCGCTCAAATGGAGATTTTGTTAGCTCTGAAGCAGAAAACTAAATAG
- a CDS encoding M1 family metallopeptidase: protein MSHFSLDTENSRYKSFELPGSKPHYNPDRPGQVEHIFLDLNLDIPTQSLSGKCNITLLPIRNGVDRLILDAVNLNIESVQLDEELQKFDYDGEKLSIKLNSPTQIDKQIKIAIAYWVEKPQRGIYFIQPDKYYPNKPTQVWTQGEDEDSRFWFPCFDYPGQLSTSEIRVRIPKPLIAISNGELIATEEDGNSKIYHWLQQQVHPTYLMTLAVSDFAEIRDEWNGKPVTYYVEKGREADAKRSMGKTPRMMEFLSEKYGYPYTYPKYAQVCVDDFIFGGMENTSTTLLTDRCLLDERAALDNRNTESLVVHELAHQWFGDLVVIKHWSHAWIKEGMASYSEVMWTEHEYSADEAAYYRLLEARSYLAEDSSRYRRPMVTHVYREAIELYDRHIYEKGSCVYHMIRAELGEELFWKAMQTFVRDNAHKTVETVDLLRAIEKASGRNLLFLFDQYVYRGGHPDFKVAYSWDGDAKLAKVTVTQTQAKSDRNGSSSDLFDLRIPIGFGYTNNAEAGYGASSDLKIFNVRVHEREQSFYFPLEEKPQFISFDVGNHFLKTVSLEYPIPELKAQLEFDPHPTSRIYAAEALAKKGGLEALKALATALQNEPFWGVRVEVAKQLAEIKLDQAFDALVVGLKDKSSYVRRAIVMALAKTKTHTSYKVVKEVIQEGDASYYVEAEAARAIGAIAAASLEEKPKEEKVVKLLKTVLEEKAGWNEVVRSGAIAGLAELKTSEAALNLVMEYTRLGIPQPLRLGAIRALGKISVGQTPVNLERILEHLAELAKETFFLTQIAVVTALGQMETPKAIAILQSLSDQTADGRVRRYAEEEIARVQKNIGTESAVKQLREELDQLKQQNQELRSRLENLEAKSK from the coding sequence ATGTCTCATTTTTCTTTAGATACAGAAAATAGTCGCTACAAATCTTTTGAATTACCAGGGTCAAAACCACACTATAACCCTGATCGCCCCGGACAGGTTGAGCATATTTTTCTCGATCTCAATTTAGATATTCCTACTCAGAGTCTTAGCGGCAAGTGCAATATTACTCTGCTGCCCATCCGTAATGGCGTTGATCGTTTAATTTTGGATGCTGTCAACTTGAATATCGAATCTGTGCAGCTAGATGAGGAACTGCAAAAATTTGATTACGACGGGGAAAAGCTATCTATTAAACTCAACTCACCCACGCAAATTGACAAGCAAATCAAAATAGCGATCGCCTACTGGGTTGAAAAACCTCAACGCGGTATTTACTTTATTCAGCCAGACAAATACTATCCCAATAAACCTACCCAAGTTTGGACACAGGGAGAAGATGAAGACTCGCGCTTCTGGTTTCCCTGCTTTGACTATCCAGGGCAGCTGTCTACTTCAGAAATTCGCGTCCGCATTCCCAAACCTTTGATTGCTATTTCCAACGGCGAATTAATTGCTACTGAAGAAGACGGCAATTCCAAAATATATCACTGGTTGCAACAGCAAGTTCATCCTACCTACCTAATGACATTAGCGGTAAGTGATTTTGCGGAAATTAGGGATGAGTGGAATGGCAAACCTGTCACCTATTACGTAGAAAAAGGACGGGAAGCAGATGCGAAGCGCAGCATGGGCAAAACCCCGCGTATGATGGAGTTTTTAAGCGAAAAATATGGCTATCCCTATACGTATCCCAAATATGCCCAAGTCTGTGTGGATGACTTTATTTTTGGTGGCATGGAGAACACCTCCACAACGCTGCTCACTGATAGATGTTTGTTAGATGAGAGGGCAGCATTAGACAACCGCAACACAGAAAGTTTAGTCGTCCACGAACTAGCACACCAGTGGTTTGGCGATTTGGTGGTGATTAAACATTGGTCTCATGCTTGGATTAAGGAAGGAATGGCTTCCTATTCTGAGGTAATGTGGACAGAGCATGAATATAGTGCAGATGAAGCTGCCTACTACCGCTTACTAGAAGCTCGCAGTTATTTAGCAGAAGATAGCAGTCGCTACCGTCGCCCAATGGTAACGCACGTTTACCGAGAGGCAATAGAGCTTTACGATCGCCATATCTATGAGAAAGGATCTTGTGTTTATCACATGATCCGTGCCGAACTCGGCGAAGAACTATTTTGGAAAGCAATGCAGACATTTGTACGGGATAATGCCCACAAAACTGTGGAAACCGTAGACTTACTGCGAGCGATTGAAAAAGCAAGCGGACGCAATCTATTGTTTCTTTTCGATCAGTATGTCTATCGTGGCGGTCATCCTGATTTTAAAGTAGCTTACTCTTGGGATGGGGATGCCAAATTAGCAAAAGTGACGGTGACACAAACCCAAGCGAAATCTGATCGCAATGGCAGTAGCAGTGATTTATTTGACTTGCGCATCCCGATTGGTTTTGGTTATACCAACAATGCAGAGGCGGGTTATGGTGCGTCTTCTGATTTAAAAATTTTCAACGTGCGCGTTCATGAACGCGAACAAAGCTTCTATTTCCCCCTTGAAGAAAAACCGCAGTTTATCAGCTTCGATGTCGGTAATCATTTCTTAAAAACCGTCTCGTTGGAATATCCAATACCAGAGTTAAAAGCGCAGTTGGAATTCGATCCTCACCCCACCTCTCGCATTTATGCAGCCGAAGCTTTAGCGAAAAAAGGAGGGTTAGAAGCTCTCAAGGCATTAGCAACAGCACTGCAAAACGAGCCTTTTTGGGGTGTGCGTGTGGAAGTAGCTAAACAACTGGCAGAAATCAAGTTGGATCAAGCTTTTGATGCTTTGGTGGTGGGATTAAAAGACAAAAGTTCCTATGTGCGTCGGGCTATAGTGATGGCACTGGCGAAAACTAAAACCCACACCAGCTATAAGGTTGTCAAAGAAGTTATACAGGAAGGAGATGCCAGTTACTACGTAGAAGCAGAAGCTGCTCGTGCCATTGGGGCAATTGCTGCTGCCAGTCTGGAAGAAAAACCCAAGGAAGAAAAGGTTGTTAAACTCCTGAAAACCGTTTTAGAAGAAAAAGCGGGTTGGAATGAAGTAGTCAGAAGTGGTGCGATCGCTGGTTTAGCGGAACTCAAAACTTCGGAAGCAGCTTTAAATCTGGTTATGGAATACACCAGACTGGGTATACCGCAACCTCTGCGTTTAGGAGCAATTCGCGCTTTAGGTAAAATTTCTGTTGGACAAACTCCTGTTAACCTAGAGCGAATTCTAGAGCATTTAGCTGAACTTGCGAAAGAAACGTTCTTTTTAACGCAAATAGCAGTAGTTACAGCACTGGGGCAAATGGAAACTCCCAAAGCGATCGCTATTTTACAATCCCTGAGCGATCAAACAGCCGATGGACGCGTGCGTCGCTATGCTGAAGAAGAAATTGCCAGAGTGCAAAAGAATATTGGCACAGAAAGCGCAGTTAAACAATTGCGTGAGGAACTAGATCAACTCAAACAACAAAACCAAGAACTCAGAAGCCGTCTGGAAAACTTGGAAGCTAAGTCGAAGTAG
- a CDS encoding EamA family transporter encodes MAVSSKKEFRSSTLLGLGAIALAAIFWAVGANVAQGLFQSGITPFELVEARATISAVGLGVLSGLQTRKLSIWKNFQINGWILMLGLALALVNFTYYFAIARLEVAVAIVIQYTAPALIVLWIALTTKRLPSFSVGTAATAAVAGVVLVAQVSGGDVSQLDTIGLGSAFLSAILFATYTLLAERVGMANDAVTVMLKGFIVASLFWIAVQLPQGFPTSLIQANNLLGVLFVGVGGTLLPFLFYCWGIQRVQADRAAIAATLEPAIAAVIAWIWFGQTLTPLQILGSILVLGAVLILQLNQKEAEGNRQRAVGN; translated from the coding sequence ATGGCAGTTTCTTCCAAAAAAGAGTTTCGTTCTTCTACATTGCTGGGTTTGGGCGCGATCGCCCTTGCCGCAATCTTCTGGGCAGTAGGGGCAAATGTAGCTCAAGGGCTTTTCCAGTCTGGGATTACTCCCTTTGAGTTGGTAGAGGCTCGCGCCACAATTTCAGCAGTGGGACTCGGTGTGTTAAGTGGACTGCAAACTCGAAAGCTATCCATTTGGAAAAACTTCCAAATCAACGGTTGGATTTTGATGCTGGGCTTGGCTCTAGCGTTAGTGAACTTTACGTACTACTTTGCGATCGCTCGGCTTGAGGTTGCGGTTGCGATTGTGATTCAATATACTGCTCCAGCCTTGATTGTCCTCTGGATTGCACTTACCACAAAGCGTTTACCGTCATTCTCTGTGGGTACGGCAGCAACAGCCGCGGTCGCGGGAGTGGTGTTAGTAGCTCAGGTATCAGGGGGCGATGTGAGTCAGCTTGACACAATCGGGCTTGGCAGTGCATTTCTCAGCGCAATTCTATTTGCAACCTATACTTTGTTAGCAGAACGGGTGGGGATGGCTAATGATGCCGTGACGGTGATGTTGAAAGGCTTCATTGTGGCAAGTTTATTTTGGATTGCGGTTCAACTTCCGCAAGGATTTCCCACTAGCTTGATTCAAGCAAATAATTTACTAGGAGTGTTGTTTGTAGGGGTTGGCGGTACACTGCTTCCCTTTTTGTTCTATTGCTGGGGCATTCAGCGAGTACAAGCAGATCGAGCAGCGATCGCAGCTACCTTAGAACCAGCGATCGCTGCTGTTATTGCCTGGATTTGGTTTGGGCAAACTCTGACACCACTACAAATACTGGGCAGTATTCTGGTTCTGGGAGCAGTGCTGATTTTGCAACTAAATCAAAAAGAGGCAGAAGGCAACAGGCAGAGGGCAGTAGGGAATTAG
- a CDS encoding CopG family transcriptional regulator, with amino-acid sequence MTTRIDIRLPEQELEILKTYCEQESRTQTEVIRGFIRSLKKKIKSSSGN; translated from the coding sequence ATGACTACACGCATAGATATTAGGTTGCCAGAGCAAGAGCTAGAAATCCTCAAAACCTATTGTGAACAAGAAAGCAGAACTCAAACAGAGGTAATCCGTGGTTTTATCCGTAGTCTTAAAAAGAAAATTAAATCAAGTTCTGGCAATTGA